One window of Gloeothece citriformis PCC 7424 genomic DNA carries:
- a CDS encoding RNA-guided endonuclease InsQ/TnpB family protein yields MEQDTVVLWCFLSPALVALAKSFGCCRWYWNYSLNLCQETYSKTGKGLSRGYIQGLLPGLKKEYPWLTDAYSQCLQVVALNLSTAYKNFFDKRTKLPRFKSKHGRQSISYPANVKFKDDYLKLPKIGLVYCRRHRDFEGTIKTVTVSLNPDGKYFASVLVDDGKETLEPSTEGKAIGIDLGLTHFCITSMGSKYDNPRHISKHSKNLKKKQQSLSRKKKGSNRRNKAKKLVAKVHSKIARCREDFLHKLSRKIVNENQVIAVENLKVKGMVRNHNLAKAISDVGWGMFCTILKYKAHREGKTYIEIDRFFPSSKTCNVCLNQVGSLPLDIRNWTCEHCQTNHDRDINAAINIKNEALRILSLGTRGSAVLGSPQVERLPCDTANGGDVRRLGGRIPCLLDQSPMKLEAPTNLRYSWGSSHL; encoded by the coding sequence ATTGAACAGGACACCGTTGTCCTCTGGTGTTTTCTCTCACCAGCCCTCGTAGCCTTAGCTAAAAGCTTTGGCTGTTGCCGTTGGTATTGGAACTATTCGCTGAATTTGTGCCAAGAAACTTACAGCAAGACGGGAAAAGGCTTATCCAGGGGATATATTCAAGGTTTATTACCTGGACTCAAAAAAGAATATCCTTGGCTAACCGATGCCTATTCCCAATGCTTACAGGTTGTCGCTTTGAACTTATCAACGGCTTACAAAAACTTTTTTGATAAGCGGACAAAGCTTCCCCGATTCAAATCTAAACATGGAAGGCAATCTATCAGCTATCCGGCTAACGTCAAGTTTAAGGATGATTACCTTAAACTTCCTAAAATCGGTTTAGTTTATTGTCGTCGTCATAGAGATTTTGAGGGAACTATCAAAACTGTTACCGTTTCACTGAATCCAGATGGAAAGTATTTTGCATCTGTTTTAGTCGATGACGGGAAAGAAACCTTAGAACCTTCAACAGAGGGAAAAGCGATAGGAATAGACTTAGGGCTTACACATTTTTGTATAACCTCAATGGGTTCTAAATATGACAACCCTAGACATATTTCTAAGCACTCTAAAAACCTCAAGAAGAAACAGCAAAGTTTGTCCCGTAAAAAGAAAGGAAGCAATAGAAGAAATAAAGCCAAGAAACTTGTTGCTAAAGTACATAGTAAAATAGCTAGATGCCGTGAAGATTTTCTGCACAAGCTATCCCGTAAGATAGTCAACGAAAACCAAGTTATTGCAGTAGAAAATCTCAAGGTCAAAGGAATGGTTAGAAACCATAATCTAGCAAAAGCTATTAGCGATGTAGGTTGGGGAATGTTCTGTACAATACTCAAATACAAAGCACACAGAGAAGGTAAAACCTACATAGAAATAGACAGGTTTTTTCCTTCTTCCAAAACTTGTAATGTCTGTCTAAACCAAGTTGGTAGCTTGCCTCTTGATATTAGGAATTGGACTTGTGAACATTGTCAAACTAACCATGACCGTGATATCAACGCAGCGATAAACATCAAAAATGAAGCCTTACGGATATTGTCGTTAGGAACTAGAGGCAGCGCGGTCTTGGGGTCTCCCCAAGTAGAGCGACTGCCGTGCGACACAGCCAATGGAGGGGATGTAAGACGGTTAGGAGGTAGGATACCTTGCCTTCTAGACCAATCCCCGATGAAGTTGGAAGCCCCAACTAACCTACGGTATAGTTGGGGTAGTTCACACCTTTAA
- a CDS encoding alpha/beta hydrolase family protein: MNIRSFFQAAKVEDSSAPYDTIHLRIFYPSQMSGSQQEQNLGIVPADSAQAPFEVVIFFNGVNCTPDLYQWLAFKLAQRGLVVVTFSWVAENIPGMIGLTPGVDLKYLASDTYGSAPTASALPTLLKTLEQIQSNSILAGLLNLERIILGGHSAGGRVAIESAATQFFPQVVASFAYAAHTAGAIQLGYQPGTICPLPDTLPLMLIGGTCDGVIAKSSDRYGVVWEEATTPIRRTLEEGFKGGNNNGYLVLLEGANHFSITYPFDSTTARPFLDFPATQPEDQLRDLIAQTIGLFIDAHVRALPSAFEALDRLLASDNPLIASWMRK; the protein is encoded by the coding sequence ATGAACATTCGCTCTTTTTTTCAAGCGGCTAAAGTAGAAGATTCTTCTGCACCTTATGACACAATTCATCTGAGAATTTTTTATCCCTCTCAAATGTCAGGAAGTCAACAAGAACAAAATTTAGGGATTGTGCCTGCTGATTCTGCCCAAGCTCCCTTTGAAGTGGTCATTTTTTTTAATGGAGTTAATTGTACTCCAGATTTATATCAATGGCTAGCGTTTAAATTAGCACAACGGGGATTAGTTGTGGTCACTTTTTCTTGGGTTGCCGAAAATATACCCGGAATGATCGGTCTGACTCCAGGAGTTGACCTAAAATATTTAGCCTCGGACACCTATGGGTCAGCACCTACAGCTTCTGCATTACCTACTTTACTCAAAACCTTAGAGCAAATCCAATCAAACAGTATTTTAGCCGGGTTGCTCAACTTAGAGCGCATTATTTTAGGGGGACATTCAGCCGGCGGTCGAGTGGCGATTGAAAGTGCAGCGACCCAATTTTTCCCCCAAGTGGTGGCTTCTTTTGCCTATGCCGCTCATACAGCAGGAGCGATACAATTAGGTTATCAACCCGGTACAATTTGCCCTCTCCCTGATACTTTACCCTTGATGTTGATAGGGGGGACTTGTGATGGGGTAATTGCCAAGAGTAGCGATCGCTATGGGGTAGTATGGGAAGAGGCAACGACTCCGATCCGCCGCACCTTGGAAGAGGGTTTTAAAGGAGGAAATAATAACGGTTATTTGGTTCTTTTGGAGGGAGCAAACCATTTTTCTATTACTTATCCCTTTGATTCTACTACAGCTAGACCTTTTCTCGATTTTCCAGCCACCCAACCCGAAGACCAACTTCGAGATTTAATTGCTCAAACAATTGGTTTATTTATTGATGCTCATGTTCGCGCTTTACCATCAGCGTTTGAAGCTTTAGATCGACTTTTAGCCTCTGATAATCCTTTGATTGCATCATGGATGCGAAAGTAA
- a CDS encoding TROVE domain-containing protein, with protein MNYKFFTHKKTGTPQSQPIPGREKEMLQGRSGGWMFDTGLWNMLRRCLLMGTAQSTYYADKQELTEDFVKVVQKAVETDPHRVASEILYASDGRAINNSAPLFALVLLSMGKTSKAKKAFAEIFPQVVRTGSHFYEWLSYTKSMRGFGKVIQEAGKQWLSREDVKGLAYQLLKYQQRQGFSHRDALRLFHVNPPTEDHNQLFKWVVKGWEDLPEAIPSPALAQIWWYEWLKRHPEKTHQAIAQGHLTHEMAAPVGKMDKSAWQLLFNEMPIGAMLRNLGSLTEIGILRNDQRANLDRIESILNNSDRLRKGRIHPIDVLKALKTYQSGGKIGRSQKTWTPVGRIVDILEKAVELSFDVAEPTGKVFMHAVDISGSMSCSTVSSVGLTCCEIATAMALVTAKAEKNYMIRGFSTKFIDLEITRRDSFRSALGKASNQNFGGTDASVAYRWMIKNRFKADVICFWTDSESWAGSNHPSELLAQYRQKINPNVKAVYVTLAPYRITLVDPKDPLSWDLGGFDPGTPRLIQMLANEDI; from the coding sequence ATGAATTACAAATTTTTTACTCATAAGAAAACCGGTACACCTCAAAGTCAGCCCATTCCTGGACGAGAAAAAGAAATGCTCCAAGGACGTTCCGGGGGTTGGATGTTTGATACGGGGTTATGGAATATGTTGCGGCGTTGCCTATTAATGGGAACTGCCCAAAGCACCTATTATGCCGATAAACAGGAATTAACCGAAGATTTTGTTAAAGTTGTTCAAAAAGCCGTAGAAACTGACCCTCATCGGGTCGCCTCAGAAATCCTCTATGCTAGTGATGGACGAGCTATTAATAATAGTGCCCCTCTGTTTGCCCTAGTGTTGCTGTCGATGGGTAAAACCTCCAAAGCAAAAAAAGCCTTTGCTGAAATTTTCCCCCAAGTGGTTCGTACCGGGTCACACTTTTACGAGTGGTTATCCTATACTAAATCGATGCGCGGTTTTGGGAAAGTGATTCAAGAAGCCGGCAAACAGTGGTTATCACGAGAAGATGTCAAAGGGTTAGCCTATCAATTACTCAAATATCAACAGCGTCAAGGCTTTTCTCATCGAGATGCGTTACGTCTGTTTCACGTTAACCCCCCCACAGAAGATCATAATCAACTGTTTAAATGGGTGGTTAAAGGGTGGGAAGACTTACCCGAAGCAATCCCTTCACCGGCATTAGCGCAAATTTGGTGGTATGAATGGCTTAAACGTCATCCTGAAAAAACCCATCAAGCGATCGCACAAGGTCATTTAACTCATGAAATGGCTGCCCCTGTAGGCAAAATGGATAAGTCTGCGTGGCAACTGCTATTTAATGAAATGCCCATCGGGGCGATGTTGCGGAATTTGGGATCTTTAACGGAAATTGGGATTTTGCGAAATGATCAACGGGCTAATCTAGATCGGATTGAGTCTATTTTAAATAATAGCGATCGTCTGCGGAAAGGACGGATACATCCCATTGATGTCCTAAAAGCCTTAAAAACCTATCAATCTGGGGGAAAAATTGGCCGAAGTCAAAAAACCTGGACTCCTGTGGGGCGTATTGTCGATATTTTAGAAAAGGCAGTCGAGTTATCCTTTGATGTGGCTGAACCTACGGGTAAAGTGTTTATGCACGCGGTGGACATTTCCGGGTCGATGTCTTGTAGTACCGTGTCTTCTGTGGGGTTAACCTGTTGTGAAATTGCCACAGCGATGGCACTGGTAACGGCAAAAGCGGAAAAAAATTATATGATTCGGGGATTTTCCACTAAATTTATTGATTTGGAAATTACTCGGCGGGATAGTTTTAGGTCTGCACTCGGCAAAGCCAGCAATCAGAACTTTGGGGGGACAGATGCGTCCGTTGCCTACCGTTGGATGATTAAAAATAGATTCAAAGCGGATGTTATTTGCTTCTGGACAGATAGCGAAAGTTGGGCAGGATCTAACCATCCTAGTGAACTGTTAGCACAATATCGTCAAAAAATCAACCCCAATGTTAAAGCAGTTTATGTAACCTTAGCTCCTTATCGAATCACCTTAGTCGATCCGAAAGATCCTCTATCTTGGGATTTAGGAGGATTTGATCCCGGTACACCAAGACTGATTCAGATGTTAGCCAACGAGGATATCTGA
- a CDS encoding metallophosphoesterase family protein, whose amino-acid sequence MSYNRRQFLLVTGSLCGLAVATIAHQALTRTQNTSKNPLISSSPVASPVASPKPSPAPSGLIGSPRGDVRIVVISDLNSQYGSTTYEPEVDRAIALLPDWEPDLVLCGGDMIAGQKTSLTRSQIEAMWAAFDDHVAQPLRDAGIPFGFTIGNHDGSGALAQGKLTFLSERELAQAYWTNPKHTPGLQFIDRSGFPFYYTFTQKDVFYLVWDASTHLIPPEQLTWVEKSLSSQTAQQAKMRIVIGHLPLYTVAVGRDKFGEFLANGEQLRSLLERYQVHTYVSGHHHAYYPGKKGQLELLHAGALGGGPRKLLNSNLPPTKTLTVVDIDLNSESTRYTTYDMKTLSLINIETLPRMIDTPNGRIFRRDVTEP is encoded by the coding sequence ATGAGTTATAACCGTCGTCAATTTCTCCTAGTAACGGGCAGTTTATGCGGTTTAGCTGTAGCGACTATCGCCCATCAAGCCTTAACAAGAACTCAAAATACCTCTAAAAATCCCCTTATTTCTTCTTCTCCCGTTGCTTCTCCCGTTGCTTCCCCTAAACCTTCCCCCGCACCCTCTGGACTGATTGGATCACCTAGGGGAGATGTCCGTATTGTGGTGATCAGCGATCTTAATAGTCAGTATGGATCGACCACTTACGAACCCGAAGTTGATCGAGCGATCGCCCTCCTCCCCGACTGGGAACCGGATCTTGTCTTGTGTGGGGGAGACATGATCGCCGGACAAAAAACCTCTCTGACGCGATCGCAAATAGAGGCCATGTGGGCTGCTTTTGACGATCATGTTGCTCAACCGTTACGGGATGCGGGGATTCCTTTTGGCTTTACTATCGGTAATCATGACGGATCTGGGGCATTGGCACAAGGAAAATTAACCTTTCTTTCAGAACGAGAGTTAGCGCAAGCTTATTGGACTAACCCGAAACATACCCCCGGACTGCAATTTATAGACCGTTCAGGGTTTCCGTTTTACTATACCTTTACTCAAAAAGATGTGTTTTATTTAGTTTGGGATGCCTCTACTCATCTTATTCCCCCAGAACAATTAACCTGGGTCGAAAAAAGTTTAAGCTCACAGACGGCACAACAAGCTAAAATGCGAATCGTTATCGGTCATTTACCCTTATATACCGTAGCAGTAGGACGGGATAAATTTGGGGAGTTTTTAGCCAATGGGGAACAATTGCGCTCGCTTTTAGAACGTTATCAAGTCCATACTTATGTTAGCGGTCATCATCACGCCTATTATCCCGGCAAAAAAGGTCAATTAGAGTTACTCCATGCCGGCGCATTAGGAGGAGGGCCAAGAAAATTATTAAATAGTAATCTTCCCCCCACAAAAACCCTTACGGTTGTTGATATTGATTTAAATTCCGAGTCAACCCGCTACACCACCTATGATATGAAAACTTTATCATTGATTAATATTGAAACTCTCCCTAGAATGATTGACACTCCCAATGGTAGAATATTTCGTCGGGATGTTACAGAGCCATGA
- a CDS encoding tetratricopeptide repeat protein: protein MKRGWKILLNFMMILMLLFSLQAQSATAIPETNSLFYLGIENIKNHQYQQALSNFTQVIKLKGKLISAAYSNRCLINLQLGNNQAAKSDCTTALTLNSNNVETYLNEGLAEYRLGNYPEAINQYQEVIERNKYDYRAYYNQGLAYFALANYEKAVENYEQALLSSDSSSASVQALIYTDKGLTYFRLGNHQQAITDLNEAIRLSPDNEKAYYHRGCVYSKIGDYRAALTDLTQALQLNYQFSEAYLHRGWIHHQIGLEQVALEDFNLALQQFEQQGNTTAYQQTQALIEQLHQILAQSNRSLVS from the coding sequence ATGAAACGGGGTTGGAAAATACTACTGAATTTTATGATGATCTTGATGCTTTTATTTTCCCTACAAGCTCAATCAGCAACCGCTATCCCAGAAACGAATTCATTATTTTATCTCGGAATAGAAAATATTAAAAATCATCAATATCAGCAAGCTTTATCAAATTTTACTCAGGTGATTAAGTTAAAAGGTAAGTTAATTTCTGCTGCTTATAGTAATCGATGTTTAATTAATCTTCAACTGGGAAATAACCAAGCCGCTAAATCCGATTGTACAACCGCCCTAACTCTCAATTCAAATAATGTGGAAACCTATTTAAATGAAGGACTAGCAGAATACAGATTAGGAAATTATCCAGAGGCAATTAACCAGTATCAAGAAGTTATTGAACGGAATAAATATGATTATAGAGCTTATTATAATCAAGGTTTGGCCTATTTTGCTCTGGCTAACTATGAAAAAGCCGTAGAAAATTATGAGCAAGCTTTACTCTCTAGTGATTCTTCTTCGGCTTCGGTACAGGCTTTGATTTATACTGATAAAGGGTTAACCTATTTCAGATTAGGAAATCATCAACAAGCGATCACTGATTTAAATGAGGCCATTCGTTTAAGTCCCGATAACGAAAAAGCCTATTATCATCGTGGCTGTGTTTATAGTAAAATAGGGGATTACCGGGCTGCACTGACAGATTTAACTCAGGCACTGCAATTAAATTATCAATTTAGTGAAGCTTATTTACATCGGGGTTGGATTCATCACCAAATTGGCCTTGAACAGGTGGCACTCGAAGATTTTAATCTGGCGTTACAACAGTTTGAACAGCAAGGAAATACAACCGCTTACCAACAGACTCAAGCTTTAATAGAACAATTGCACCAAATTCTCGCTCAATCGAATCGCTCTTTAGTTTCGTGA
- a CDS encoding zinc metalloprotease HtpX, translating into MQGNYLKTAALLGLLSGLIVLAGYYLIGSEQGLYLGLIVAALTSFGSWYYSDKAALMAYRAQPLTRQQAPQLYNLVASLCEKANIPVPTLFVVPTQTPNAFATGRDPNHAAVAVTEGIINLLSEEELAGVIAHELTHVKNRDTLTQAIAGTLAGAITFVGRLATLGTMYGPVTQDNRRQGNPLGILVLIIVAPLSAGLIQMAISRTREFAADLGSAQITQNPLALASALEKLETVGRQIPMNGNPAFSPLLIVNPLTAEGLQSLFRTHPSTEERIRRLKELAQTQSSFNQPLKV; encoded by the coding sequence ATGCAAGGAAATTATTTAAAAACGGCTGCTCTCCTAGGACTGTTGAGTGGTTTAATTGTCCTAGCGGGATATTATTTAATAGGTAGCGAACAGGGACTATACTTAGGGTTAATTGTAGCGGCTCTCACCAGTTTTGGCTCATGGTATTATTCCGACAAAGCCGCCTTAATGGCCTATCGCGCTCAACCGTTAACCCGTCAACAAGCCCCTCAACTCTATAATTTAGTCGCTTCTCTGTGTGAAAAAGCAAACATTCCAGTCCCCACCTTGTTTGTTGTTCCCACTCAAACCCCTAACGCTTTTGCCACAGGACGAGATCCTAATCATGCCGCCGTTGCGGTGACAGAAGGCATTATCAACCTTCTAAGTGAAGAAGAATTAGCGGGGGTTATTGCTCACGAATTAACCCACGTTAAAAACCGGGATACTCTGACTCAAGCGATCGCCGGGACATTAGCGGGGGCGATCACCTTTGTGGGAAGATTAGCAACATTAGGAACAATGTACGGCCCTGTTACCCAGGATAACCGCCGCCAAGGTAATCCATTGGGAATCTTAGTCTTAATTATCGTTGCTCCTCTGTCTGCTGGTTTAATTCAGATGGCTATTTCTCGGACTCGTGAATTTGCGGCGGATCTCGGTTCAGCCCAAATTACTCAAAATCCGTTAGCCTTAGCGAGTGCCTTAGAAAAGCTTGAAACCGTTGGGCGACAAATCCCCATGAATGGCAATCCGGCCTTTTCTCCGTTATTAATCGTTAATCCCCTAACCGCAGAAGGATTACAGTCTCTATTTCGGACTCATCCATCTACAGAGGAACGTATTCGCCGTTTAAAAGAACTTGCTCAAACTCAGTCGTCATTTAATCAACCTTTAAAGGTGTGA
- a CDS encoding RNA recognition motif domain-containing protein, protein MSIYVGNLAFEVEDKHLSDIFSDYGKVTRVYMPTDRETGQRRGFAFVEMETPQMEDAAISALDGAEWMERELKVNKARERENRNSGGGGNYRRNNRY, encoded by the coding sequence ATGTCAATTTACGTGGGAAATTTAGCTTTTGAAGTAGAAGATAAACATCTGTCCGACATTTTTAGCGATTACGGTAAAGTCACTCGTGTTTATATGCCGACAGATAGAGAAACAGGACAGCGTCGCGGTTTCGCTTTCGTAGAAATGGAAACCCCCCAAATGGAAGATGCGGCTATCTCCGCTCTCGATGGCGCAGAATGGATGGAAAGAGAATTAAAAGTCAATAAAGCCAGAGAACGGGAAAATCGAAACTCAGGTGGCGGTGGCAATTACCGTCGTAATAATCGTTATTAA
- a CDS encoding M48 family metallopeptidase codes for MLNIPPIRSRYRRWLYGLLATVMAVSIIISSPQVTYGQSWWRILQQGVQAIQLSSLSDQQEVNLGKQINQELVKSGRIKLSQNRQLNQYVNEIGRRLIPYSDRPNIPYTFQVVNDNSINAFATMGGYVYFHTGLLKTASNEAELASVIAHEMGHIAGRHAIEQMRNSAVTQGLLGAAGLDQRTVVQIGVQLAYNLPHSRKDELEADQMGLRMITQAGYAPSAMVSFMKKLMSSGGSPPAFLSTHPATSYRIEQLQASIDPRSANAGMGLDSQAYQSRIRSIL; via the coding sequence ATGTTAAACATTCCTCCTATTCGTTCCCGTTATCGCAGATGGCTCTATGGACTTTTAGCGACAGTTATGGCCGTAAGTATCATTATTTCTAGTCCTCAAGTGACTTATGGTCAGTCTTGGTGGCGAATTTTACAACAGGGAGTGCAAGCCATACAACTGTCTAGTTTATCGGATCAACAGGAAGTTAATCTAGGTAAACAAATTAATCAAGAATTGGTTAAAAGTGGCAGAATTAAGTTATCTCAAAATCGTCAATTGAATCAATATGTTAATGAAATCGGACGACGATTAATTCCCTATAGCGATCGCCCGAATATTCCCTATACTTTCCAAGTTGTTAATGATAACAGTATTAATGCCTTTGCCACAATGGGGGGCTATGTTTATTTTCACACCGGATTACTCAAAACCGCCAGTAATGAAGCAGAATTAGCCAGCGTCATTGCCCATGAAATGGGACATATTGCCGGTCGTCATGCGATCGAACAGATGCGTAATAGTGCCGTGACTCAAGGACTTTTAGGGGCGGCAGGACTCGATCAAAGAACAGTCGTTCAAATTGGGGTACAGTTGGCTTATAATCTTCCCCACAGTCGTAAAGACGAATTAGAAGCCGATCAAATGGGTTTGCGAATGATCACACAAGCCGGTTATGCTCCTTCTGCTATGGTTAGCTTTATGAAAAAATTAATGAGCAGTGGAGGTTCACCCCCTGCCTTTTTGAGTACCCATCCCGCCACATCTTACCGAATTGAGCAGTTACAAGCCTCCATCGATCCTCGAAGTGCTAACGCAGGAATGGGGTTAGATTCCCAAGCTTATCAAAGCCGAATTCGTTCTATCCTCTAA
- the petJ gene encoding cytochrome c6 PetJ — protein sequence MKKLVSSVILALILFGFSWVSPAFAGDAGNGSKVFSANCNACHLGGKNVVNAAKTLNKSDLEKYAMLDLEAIKTQVTNGKGAMPAFGKRLTPDQIEDVATYVLEKAEKGW from the coding sequence ATGAAAAAATTAGTTAGTTCTGTAATTCTTGCTCTTATCCTCTTCGGATTTTCTTGGGTATCTCCAGCTTTCGCCGGGGATGCTGGCAATGGCTCTAAAGTTTTTAGTGCTAACTGTAATGCCTGTCATCTGGGAGGTAAAAATGTCGTTAATGCAGCAAAAACTTTAAACAAAAGTGATTTAGAAAAATATGCCATGCTGGATTTAGAAGCAATTAAAACTCAAGTGACAAATGGAAAAGGGGCAATGCCAGCGTTTGGAAAGCGTTTAACTCCAGATCAAATTGAAGATGTCGCTACCTATGTTTTAGAAAAAGCGGAAAAAGGTTGGTAA